In the Longimicrobium sp. genome, one interval contains:
- a CDS encoding HAD family hydrolase → MLAPAAMRAAVFLDRDGTLIEDRHYLSDPAGVVLLPSAAEAVRRLNERGWLAVLVTNQSGIGRGMFGEDDYAAVHRRLVELLATKGARLDAEYHCPLAPGDPDPHHMRKPGAGMYRRAAAEHGIDLARSWLVGDRVRDAIPARELGASALLVHSPQTEVEEAGRLGIPIVPSLAEAVGRIGHP, encoded by the coding sequence ATGCTCGCTCCCGCCGCGATGCGCGCCGCCGTGTTCCTGGACCGCGACGGCACGCTGATCGAGGACCGCCACTATCTCTCCGATCCCGCGGGTGTCGTGCTCCTCCCCAGCGCGGCGGAGGCGGTACGGCGGCTGAACGAGCGCGGATGGCTGGCCGTGCTGGTGACGAACCAGTCCGGCATCGGTCGCGGGATGTTCGGGGAAGATGACTACGCCGCCGTCCACCGCCGCCTGGTCGAGCTGCTCGCGACGAAAGGGGCGCGGCTGGACGCCGAGTACCACTGCCCGCTCGCGCCCGGCGATCCCGATCCCCACCACATGCGCAAGCCCGGCGCGGGGATGTACCGCCGCGCCGCCGCGGAGCACGGCATCGACCTCGCCCGCTCCTGGCTCGTCGGCGACCGGGTGCGCGACGCCATCCCCGCGCGCGAGCTGGGCGCGTCCGCCCTCCTCGTCCACAGCCCGCAGACAGAGGTGGAGGAGGCGGGCCGGCTCGGCATCCCAATCGTCCCATCGCTCGCCGAAGCGGTGGGGCGGATCGGGCATCCATAA
- a CDS encoding enoyl-ACP reductase: MAESSPLAGLLAGRKGLIVGVANRNSIAWACARVLDEAGMQLAFTYQGEVMRDRVVKTTAEMGEVPLFDLDVTHDEQIDAVHDEVEKWCGGRLDFLLHSVAFAPSTAMSNAFIETQRADWATAMDISAYSLVALTRRFSPLMENGGSIVTMSYYGSQKAVPGYNVMGVAKAALEASVRYLAVDLGPRGVRVNAVSAGAINTLAARGVAHFRDLMKITGERAPLKRTVEVEEVGRATLFLASDLSSGITGETMYVDAGFNITAG; encoded by the coding sequence ATGGCCGAAAGCTCGCCGCTCGCGGGACTGCTCGCCGGCAGGAAGGGCCTGATCGTCGGCGTCGCCAACCGCAACTCCATCGCCTGGGCGTGCGCCCGCGTCCTGGACGAGGCGGGGATGCAGCTCGCCTTCACCTACCAGGGCGAGGTGATGCGCGACCGCGTCGTGAAGACCACGGCGGAGATGGGCGAGGTGCCCCTCTTCGACCTGGACGTCACCCACGACGAGCAGATCGACGCCGTCCACGACGAGGTCGAGAAGTGGTGCGGTGGCCGTCTCGACTTCCTCCTCCACTCGGTCGCCTTCGCGCCCAGCACGGCGATGAGCAACGCCTTCATCGAGACGCAGCGCGCCGACTGGGCCACCGCGATGGACATCAGCGCATACTCGCTGGTCGCGCTCACGCGACGCTTCTCGCCGCTGATGGAGAACGGCGGCAGCATCGTCACCATGAGCTACTACGGCTCGCAGAAGGCGGTGCCGGGCTACAACGTGATGGGCGTGGCCAAGGCGGCGCTCGAGGCGTCGGTGCGGTACCTGGCGGTGGACCTGGGGCCGCGCGGCGTGCGGGTGAACGCGGTGAGTGCGGGCGCCATCAACACGCTGGCGGCGCGCGGCGTGGCGCACTTCCGCGACCTGATGAAGATCACCGGCGAGCGCGCGCCGCTGAAGCGCACGGTGGAGGTGGAGGAGGTCGGCCGGGCGACGCTGTTCCTGGCCTCGGACCTCTCCAGCGGCATCACCGGCGAGACGATGTACGTGGACGCCGGGTTCAACATCACGGCCGGCTAG
- a CDS encoding Ig-like domain-containing protein, with protein MRGAFVALYGAAAALAAAGLAASGGCAHVEAPPGGVPDSAAPRLESTRPDTFARLRSYLGAVVFQYDEGLSERGVDTLVTVSPRTSSVAVDKSGSRISVSLRRGWEPNRVYQVTVHPGLTDLFGNTTKEAQTLVFSTGPEIVPTVATGRVVLRTTLEAARGARVELIHQPDSVLYETRPDSAGRWVVMYLPEGDYRVRAYNDTNHDDQLQPYEAFDTTFVRVVRTDTARARRLALLAPDTSAPKPGSATGEGDVIEVKFDDFLDPAQPPTAAQVTVTAAGGAAVAVREVRVGPFPDTAARADSAAQDTGRAAAARRDSIRAAAAAAAAAARNAEPVPSQSLFVRTAQPLAPDTRYTVTVVNARNLVGLAGGGQVELRTARAAPAPPPPAPTRSDSVRPAPTRPGGQPPAPPPPRPQTSPAPVAAPPRGRR; from the coding sequence GTGAGGGGCGCCTTCGTCGCGCTCTACGGCGCCGCCGCCGCGCTGGCCGCGGCGGGGCTCGCGGCTTCGGGGGGATGCGCGCACGTCGAGGCGCCCCCGGGCGGCGTGCCCGACAGCGCCGCGCCGCGGCTGGAGAGCACGCGCCCCGACACCTTCGCGCGCCTGCGCTCGTACCTGGGCGCGGTGGTCTTCCAGTACGACGAGGGGCTGTCGGAGCGCGGCGTCGACACGCTGGTGACGGTGAGCCCGCGCACCAGCAGCGTGGCGGTCGACAAGAGCGGCAGCCGCATCAGCGTGTCGCTGCGGCGGGGATGGGAGCCGAACCGCGTGTACCAGGTGACGGTGCATCCGGGGCTGACGGACCTGTTCGGAAACACGACGAAAGAGGCGCAGACGCTGGTCTTCTCCACCGGCCCGGAGATCGTGCCCACCGTGGCGACGGGCCGCGTGGTGCTGCGGACCACGCTCGAGGCGGCGCGCGGCGCGCGGGTGGAGCTGATCCACCAGCCCGACTCGGTGCTGTACGAGACCAGGCCCGACTCCGCGGGCCGGTGGGTGGTGATGTATCTCCCCGAGGGCGACTACCGCGTCCGCGCGTACAACGACACGAACCACGACGACCAGCTGCAGCCGTACGAGGCGTTCGACACCACGTTCGTCCGCGTGGTGCGCACCGACACCGCCCGCGCGCGCCGGCTGGCCCTGCTGGCGCCCGACACCAGCGCGCCCAAGCCGGGTTCGGCCACGGGCGAGGGCGACGTGATCGAGGTGAAGTTCGACGACTTCCTGGACCCGGCGCAGCCGCCGACGGCCGCGCAGGTGACCGTCACCGCCGCGGGCGGGGCCGCGGTGGCGGTGCGCGAAGTGCGGGTGGGCCCGTTTCCCGACACCGCCGCGCGCGCCGACAGCGCCGCTCAGGACACCGGCCGCGCCGCCGCCGCCCGGCGGGACAGCATCCGGGCCGCCGCTGCCGCGGCGGCGGCCGCGGCCCGGAACGCGGAGCCGGTGCCCTCGCAGTCGCTGTTCGTGCGCACCGCGCAGCCGCTGGCGCCGGACACGCGCTATACGGTGACGGTGGTCAACGCGCGCAACCTCGTGGGCCTCGCCGGCGGGGGGCAGGTGGAGCTGCGGACGGCGCGTGCCGCGCCCGCGCCGCCGCCGCCCGCTCCGACGCGATCGGACAGCGTGCGCCCCGCGCCGACGCGTCCCGGCGGGCAGCCGCCGGCGCCGCCCCCGCCGCGGCCGCAGACCTCGCCCGCGCCGGTGGCCGCGCCGCCGCGCGGGCGGCGGTGA